From Triticum aestivum cultivar Chinese Spring chromosome 4A, IWGSC CS RefSeq v2.1, whole genome shotgun sequence, a single genomic window includes:
- the LOC123085192 gene encoding 26S proteasome non-ATPase regulatory subunit 4 homolog isoform X1 — MVLESTMICIDNSEWMRNGDYSPSRFQAQADAVNLICGAKTQSNPENTVGVMTMAGKGVRVLVTPTSDLGKILACMHGLEVGAEANLAAAIQVAQLALKHRQNKRQQQRIIVFIGSPVTYDKKVLETIGKKLKKNNVALDVVDFGETDDEKPEKLEALIAAVNSSDSSHIVHVPPGDHALSDVLISTPIFTGEEGGSGFAASAAAAAATGATGYDFGVDPNVDPELALALRLSMEEERARQEAIAKKAAEDNKDQPSSSTDAIMAEAELTLNAPADVDADLLKDDDDAQLLQQALAMSMDEGASGAAAVADAAMAEAAADDQDLALALQMSVQDAEAAGQSDMSKVFEDRSFVTSILNSLPGVDPNDPSVKDLLASLHGQGEQEEKKDKEDKPDISEDGKN, encoded by the exons ATGGTGCTCGAG TCGACGATGATCTGCATAGACAACTCGGAGTGGATGCGGAACGGCGACTACTCGCCGTCCCGCTTccaggcgcaggccgacgccgtcAACCTCATCTGCGGCGCCAAGACCCAG TCGAACCCGGAGAATACGGTGGGCGTCATGACGATGGCCGGCAAGGGCGTGCGCGTGCTTGTCACCCCCACCAGCGACCTCGGCAAGATCCTCGCCTGTATGCACG GGCTGGAAGTTGGAGCTGAAGCAAACTTGGCCGCGGCTATTCAGGTTGCTCAGCTGGCGCTAAAGCATCGCCAGAATAAGAGGCAACAGCAGAGAATTATTGTTTTCATTGGAAG CCCTGTGACATACGACAAGAAGGTCTTGGAGACAAtagggaagaagctgaagaagaataaTGTTGCCCTTGACGTtgttgattttggtgaaactgatGATGAAAAGCCTGAGAAACTGGAAGCGCTGATCGCTGCTGTGAACAGCAGTGATAGCAGCCACATCGTCCACGTCCCTCCGGGTGACCATGCCCTTTCTGATGTTCTTATAAG CACTCCTATCTTTACTGGCGAAGAAGGTGGAAGTGGCTTTGCTGCTTCTGCAGCAGCTGCTGCAGCCACCGGAGCTACTGGATATGATTTTGGCGTGGACCCAAATGTGGACCCAGAGTTGGCACTTGCCCTACGGTTGTCTATGGAGGAAGAGCGAGCTAGGCAAGAGGCTATCGCGAAAAAGGCTGCAGAAGACAACAAGGATCAGCCCTCAAGCTCTACCGATGCTATTATGGCTGAAGCGGAACTTACCTTAAATGCTCCTGCTGATGTTGACGCAGATCTACTCAAG GATGATGATGATGCTCAGCTACTACAGCAAGCACTTGCTATGTCAATGGATGAGGGTGCTTCAGGAGCTGCAGCCGTGGCTGATGCTGCTATGGCAGAAGCTGCTGCAGATGACCAGGATTTGGCATTGG CTCTTCAAATGTCTGTCCAGGACGCTGAGGCGGCTGGTCAATCTGATATGAGCAAAGTGTTTGAAGACAGATCATTTGTGACATCCATCCTTAATTCG CTTCCTGGTGTTGACCCCAATGACCCATCTGTGAAAGATCTACTGGCATCTTTGCATGGCCAAGGAGAG
- the LOC123085192 gene encoding 26S proteasome non-ATPase regulatory subunit 4 homolog isoform X2, whose protein sequence is MVLESTMICIDNSEWMRNGDYSPSRFQAQADAVNLICGAKTQSNPENTVGVMTMAGKGVRVLVTPTSDLGKILACMHGLEVGAEANLAAAIQVAQLALKHRQNKRQQQRIIVFIGSPVTYDKKVLETIGKKLKKNNVALDVVDFGETDDEKPEKLEALIAAVNSSDSSHIVHVPPGDHALSDVLISTPIFTGEEGGSGFAASAAAAAATGATGYDFGVDPNVDPELALALRLSMEEERARQEAIAKKAAEDNKDQPSSSTDAIMAEAELTLNAPADVDADLLKDDDDAQLLQQALAMSMDEGASGAAAVADAAMAEAAADDQDLALALQMSVQDAEAAGQSDMSKVFEDRSFVTSILNSLPGVDPNDPSVKDLLASLHGQGEEEKKDKEDKPDISEDGKN, encoded by the exons ATGGTGCTCGAG TCGACGATGATCTGCATAGACAACTCGGAGTGGATGCGGAACGGCGACTACTCGCCGTCCCGCTTccaggcgcaggccgacgccgtcAACCTCATCTGCGGCGCCAAGACCCAG TCGAACCCGGAGAATACGGTGGGCGTCATGACGATGGCCGGCAAGGGCGTGCGCGTGCTTGTCACCCCCACCAGCGACCTCGGCAAGATCCTCGCCTGTATGCACG GGCTGGAAGTTGGAGCTGAAGCAAACTTGGCCGCGGCTATTCAGGTTGCTCAGCTGGCGCTAAAGCATCGCCAGAATAAGAGGCAACAGCAGAGAATTATTGTTTTCATTGGAAG CCCTGTGACATACGACAAGAAGGTCTTGGAGACAAtagggaagaagctgaagaagaataaTGTTGCCCTTGACGTtgttgattttggtgaaactgatGATGAAAAGCCTGAGAAACTGGAAGCGCTGATCGCTGCTGTGAACAGCAGTGATAGCAGCCACATCGTCCACGTCCCTCCGGGTGACCATGCCCTTTCTGATGTTCTTATAAG CACTCCTATCTTTACTGGCGAAGAAGGTGGAAGTGGCTTTGCTGCTTCTGCAGCAGCTGCTGCAGCCACCGGAGCTACTGGATATGATTTTGGCGTGGACCCAAATGTGGACCCAGAGTTGGCACTTGCCCTACGGTTGTCTATGGAGGAAGAGCGAGCTAGGCAAGAGGCTATCGCGAAAAAGGCTGCAGAAGACAACAAGGATCAGCCCTCAAGCTCTACCGATGCTATTATGGCTGAAGCGGAACTTACCTTAAATGCTCCTGCTGATGTTGACGCAGATCTACTCAAG GATGATGATGATGCTCAGCTACTACAGCAAGCACTTGCTATGTCAATGGATGAGGGTGCTTCAGGAGCTGCAGCCGTGGCTGATGCTGCTATGGCAGAAGCTGCTGCAGATGACCAGGATTTGGCATTGG CTCTTCAAATGTCTGTCCAGGACGCTGAGGCGGCTGGTCAATCTGATATGAGCAAAGTGTTTGAAGACAGATCATTTGTGACATCCATCCTTAATTCG CTTCCTGGTGTTGACCCCAATGACCCATCTGTGAAAGATCTACTGGCATCTTTGCATGGCCAAGGAGAG